A single genomic interval of Ramlibacter sp. harbors:
- a CDS encoding DUF898 domain-containing protein: protein MDTGQVRGGVDPHPLEFTGRGGEFFRVWIVNLLLSIVTLGLYTPFARRRTAQYFYGNTWVAGSPLEFSAQQRRMVFGFLVLVALYVAFKLAADTGQDTAVSLFMLAGAALAPWFWGSAMRFRLGATRWRGVRLQFAASWGEIYKASWPVFALALVWMAVMALVSVISPEAAPAAAAGARPRMPGFGPAVAGLFVLGLMLSVLCIIRLEFNFKSLLVKRARVGDQAGRWKPVYGDFVRIWLATLGVFLLCVVLASVLLGVLFGGSIAMFSGLKGGGLKAVMLVVVAGVLAIFLLLLASAPARAYREARLFQLVWSNVGISQIARFKCNLRARRYVALRLKNMLLTLLTLGFYRPFAMLSEYRMKTESVTLHLKGGVDQLAGQLVVQQGGLGDAVADAVGLDLVG, encoded by the coding sequence ATGGACACGGGCCAGGTGCGCGGCGGGGTTGATCCCCACCCGCTGGAATTCACGGGCCGCGGCGGCGAATTCTTCAGGGTCTGGATCGTCAACCTGCTGCTGAGCATCGTCACGCTGGGCCTGTACACGCCGTTCGCAAGGCGGCGCACCGCCCAGTACTTCTACGGCAACACCTGGGTGGCGGGCAGTCCACTGGAGTTCAGCGCGCAGCAGCGGCGCATGGTGTTCGGGTTTCTGGTCCTGGTGGCGCTGTATGTGGCGTTCAAGCTGGCGGCGGACACCGGCCAGGACACGGCCGTCAGCCTGTTCATGCTCGCAGGCGCGGCCCTGGCCCCCTGGTTCTGGGGCAGCGCGATGCGCTTTCGCCTCGGGGCCACCCGCTGGCGCGGCGTGCGCCTGCAGTTCGCCGCGTCCTGGGGCGAGATCTACAAGGCCAGCTGGCCCGTGTTCGCACTGGCCCTGGTGTGGATGGCGGTGATGGCACTGGTCAGCGTGATCAGCCCCGAGGCCGCCCCTGCGGCGGCGGCCGGCGCCAGGCCCCGCATGCCGGGCTTCGGGCCGGCCGTGGCGGGCCTGTTCGTGCTGGGCCTGATGTTGAGCGTGCTGTGCATCATCCGCCTGGAATTCAACTTCAAGAGCCTGCTGGTGAAGCGCGCGCGCGTGGGCGACCAGGCCGGGCGCTGGAAGCCCGTGTACGGTGATTTCGTCAGGATCTGGCTGGCCACCCTGGGGGTGTTCCTGCTGTGCGTCGTGCTGGCCAGTGTCCTGCTGGGCGTCCTGTTCGGGGGCTCGATCGCCATGTTCTCGGGCCTCAAGGGTGGCGGCCTGAAAGCGGTGATGCTGGTGGTCGTCGCGGGGGTGCTGGCCATCTTCCTGTTGCTGCTGGCCTCGGCACCAGCGCGCGCCTACCGGGAGGCACGTCTGTTCCAGCTGGTGTGGAGCAACGTGGGCATCAGCCAGATTGCCCGTTTCAAGTGCAATCTGCGCGCGCGCCGCTATGTCGCGCTGCGACTCAAGAACATGCTGCTGACCCTGCTGACCCTGGGCTTCTACCGGCCGTTCGCGATGCTCAGCGAGTACCGGATGAAAACCGAGTCGGTCACCCTGCACCTCAAGGGCGGCGTCGACCAGTTGGCCGGCCAGCTGGTCGTCCAGCAAGGCGGCCTGGGCGATGCCGTGGCCGACGCCGTGGGGCTCGACCTGGTGGGCTGA
- a CDS encoding RNA-binding protein, producing MTEPVRLAKRVAEQKGCSRSEAERYIEGGWVSVNGQVIEVPAFKVAPQQAVVIDPHATLLDSVPVTLLLHKPPGYEAALDNGPGPQGSRSRGAPPALQLLTAQAHAPDDRSGIRLLRKHLAGLTALLALPTEASGLTVFTQDWRVERKLTEDADEVEQEIMAQVRGEVAPAQLQRLSHGLTFNGRPLPPARVSVSSSNEQQTRLRFALKGIRPGQIPSMCDSVGLQLLTLRRIRIGRVAMAGLAPGQWRYLLPHERF from the coding sequence GTGACCGAACCGGTGCGCCTGGCCAAACGCGTGGCCGAGCAGAAGGGCTGTTCGCGCAGCGAGGCCGAACGCTACATCGAAGGCGGCTGGGTCAGCGTGAACGGCCAGGTCATCGAGGTGCCGGCCTTCAAGGTGGCGCCGCAGCAGGCCGTGGTGATCGACCCCCACGCCACGCTGCTGGACAGCGTCCCGGTCACGCTGCTGCTGCACAAGCCCCCGGGCTACGAGGCCGCGCTGGACAACGGCCCCGGCCCCCAGGGCAGCCGCAGCCGTGGCGCGCCACCGGCGCTGCAGCTGTTGACCGCACAGGCCCATGCCCCGGATGACCGCAGCGGCATCCGCCTGCTGAGAAAGCATCTGGCCGGGCTCACCGCGCTGCTCGCCCTGCCCACCGAGGCCAGCGGGCTGACCGTGTTCACCCAGGACTGGCGGGTCGAGCGCAAGCTGACCGAGGACGCCGACGAGGTGGAGCAGGAAATCATGGCGCAGGTGCGTGGTGAGGTGGCGCCAGCGCAGTTGCAGCGCCTGTCCCACGGGCTGACTTTCAACGGCCGCCCCCTGCCACCGGCCAGGGTCAGCGTGAGCAGCAGCAACGAGCAGCAGACCCGCCTGCGCTTTGCGCTCAAGGGCATCCGCCCGGGGCAAATCCCGTCGATGTGCGACAGCGTCGGCCTGCAGCTGCTCACACTGCGGCGCATCCGCATCGGCCGCGTGGCGATGGCGGGCCTGGCGCCGGGCCAGTGGCGCTATCTGCTGCCCCACGAGCGGTTCTAG